The genomic stretch AGGGATATTACGGGTAACCGCGGTCAAATACGACCGATAGAATACAACGTTAATCCGCAGTCAAATCACAGATAAGGATATTACGGGTAACCACGGTCAAATACGACCGATAGACAACAACGTTAATCCGCGGTCACAATTATATTTAGTGATACTACGGATAACCGCGGTCAAATACGAATGATATTATACAACCTTAATCCGGGGTCGCAGACCTGGCACAAAATATTAAGATATTGCATCTAGATCACTTGTATTGCTCTTACCTCTTTGGTAAACAATTCATCAATGTTGAAGTCAAGTCTTGGATTTACAGCTGCTAATTTCATCGACAAGAACTGCATTTAGTGATAATGGACTTTAATTGTTTGATCTTAAAATGGAAAGCTAATAAACTAAAACTTAAGCAAACACTATCATGCAACCTAAAGAATTTCCAATAGCAAGAAATTGAGCAGGACAAAAACTCTAACCTCAACTTGTCTTTGAAGAGATTGAACATAGTTAATGATTTCATCAAGCATTCCAGCTTTTCCTGCAATTTTGTTGCATCCCGGCACTAAATCTTGTAAATACTTCATCCTCTCGCTTATTTTTTCCCTTCTAACCTGCCAAAAATCGAACACATCATCGGCATTGAAACTCGAAGAAACTAAACAGAAAAAAAAACATGCTGAACAACCAACCAAATAAATGTCTAATTGATTTCGTTGTACTTACTCTTTCTGCTAAACTATGACTATCAGTGGCTTGACCACGACGCGCTCGAACATGAATGTAATCAAGCTTTTCCTTAGAATTAGTATCACCAGAATTTTCTCTGTTGTTTTTTGTTCCATTGTTAGCCTTTGTATTCTTGTGTCCCTTTGAAATTTGGTCACTGGTTTTGGATTCCTCTTCATCTGCACTCACTTTGATCCTCTTGTCACACTCCGGAACAATAACATCAACCTAATAAACAAAACCAACAAACCTTAAAACCAACCAACCAAACAAATAAACAGTACCTTAACAAACAAATTCTTCAAAATCAATCTCACACCTTAGAATTGTTactattattattgttaatttcAGCTTTTCTTTTTTTAACGGTATCTTTTCCGAAACTCGGGTCGGGTTTGATAGAGTTGGCAACTACTTCTCCAAGAGCGGAATCACAAGCAACCATCATAAATTGTTGAGAAGAAGAAAATTGTTGAAAGTTGATTCTTGCTTTTTGTCTTTGTAACACTGTCATGTCGGAAATGGTTGTTTCTTCTCCTCCTGCTAGATTACCCGAAGTGTTGAGACAGTGTAACATGTTGTagttgttgtttttgttattgttaATAGGAATAGGTACTTTACTGTTCTGGGTGTGTACTATTTTCTGTTGCCTGCTAAATTGCGCAGTGGTGGGCAATGTTGATAACGTGCGCTAGGCTCGCACAGGGAAGAAAGGAGTGATGTGAGAGAAGAGGCTGTTGAAGAacatatatataataataattaattaatggcaaataataatatgaaattattttaattaaaaagGTTTGTTGTAAATAAATAGAGTttagaaaagaaaagaaaaaataaggGTGGAGGAGAATGGCGGAATGTGAGAAGGAGTGGGCGGAGGTATTAGTGAGTGTGGGACAGAGAGCCAACCGATATATCCATAACCAAAGCCGTGGGCTATGGGTCCTACTGATATGACTGCCACGTGGGAGTGTTCCATAGCACTAAAATCACACtcttttaaattattttataataGGGATTACCTTCGTTTAGTTGACATTTTAAAATATAAGTATTTATTAAATTAACAAGTTTTCAACTCCGTATATACACTCATCTGAACATTATTAcaaaaataaaattgatttttttatatGTATGTATTTGGCTGTTAATATATCTTGTTCATATATGAATTAGATTCAGTAAGGTTAAatatatcaaaaataaataaattcaaatttacttataataatgataaaaaaatatataaattaaaatttataagaatttttattataataatgATCAGAAGATATGTTCTATTCCTTTTTTAAATATCTCAATGACGAACTCCGTTATTACAATTGTCACACTTGCCTTCAACAATACAAACTACTATTCTTTGTCAAGAATGATACTCGTAATTATGAGATTGAAGAATAAATTAGGATTTTTCGACATAACCGTAATTTGTCCTAAAGATTTCAATCGTTTATCAACCATTTAGAATAAATGTGTTACGTCACATAATCAGAAATGATGATGATTGTGAAAATTATGTCAGAACGAAGCTTTCAATGTTCTTTACGGATGTAGTATCGTAGATCGAAGGTTGCGATCACATTGCTTCTTGAACCAGAGGTATCAGTGTCAATACGATGCTGATGACTGATGTTGTTATCTATAATACGGTGGATCTAACGGGGGTATCTGCATGATTAACACTCAAACGACCAAGTCAATTAGGATTCAAAATAGGTGATAGTGAAAGTGAAGATTAGAGATTGTGAGTGTGTATCTTAGAACTTTTTACGAAGATATTTATACCTTGGGTTTGATAGAGTAGGCTAAGTAATGGGCTTCGTGCCATTGAGCCTTTGACCGATGAGGACTGGTGAAACTCGGGTCTTGGTTGGCACAGACTGGTAGGTTTCAAATCTTTAGTCGACACAAAACAATTTCCCTAAAAACCCGTCGGGCATGTTTGATTTTGAGGGAGTCTTTCAGTAGTAGTGGCCGACCTCAAAGGAGTTTATCCAAGCGCCGACTGACATACGCCACTTTGGTTTTCCCAAAGCATG from Lathyrus oleraceus cultivar Zhongwan6 chromosome 7, CAAS_Psat_ZW6_1.0, whole genome shotgun sequence encodes the following:
- the LOC127105102 gene encoding transcription factor bHLH63 isoform X2, with translation MLHCLNTSGNLAGGEETTISDMTVLQRQKARINFQQFSSSQQFMMVACDSALGEVVANSIKPDPSFGKDTVKKRKAEINNNNSNNSKVDVIVPECDKRIKVSADEEESKTSDQISKGHKNTKANNGTKNNRENSGDTNSKEKLDYIHVRARRGQATDSHSLAERVRREKISERMKYLQDLVPGCNKIAGKAGMLDEIINYVQSLQRQVEFLSMKLAAVNPRLDFNIDELFTKEVFPQNFPTIGMQSDMTNPTYLQFNSSQQLVSSCGGLINNMGIIPPEIGLRRNINIPAASSLPEIFDSSCFTHILPSSSWEGDFQNLHSMDFDQGRSMCFPSQPFTGMVEASNLKMEM
- the LOC127105102 gene encoding transcription factor bHLH63 isoform X1, giving the protein MLHCLNTSGNLAGGEETTISDMTVLQRQKARINFQQFSSSQQFMMVACDSALGEVVANSIKPDPSFGKDTVKKRKAEINNNNSNNSKVDVIVPECDKRIKVSADEEESKTSDQISKGHKNTKANNGTKNNRENSGDTNSKEKLDYIHVRARRGQATDSHSLAERVRREKISERMKYLQDLVPGCNKIAGKAGMLDEIINYVQSLQRQVEFLSMKLAAVNPRLDFNIDELFTKEVFPQNFPTIGMQSDMTNPTYLQFNSSQQLVSSCGGLINNMGIIPPEIGLRRNINIPAASSLPEIFDSSCFTHILPSSSWEGDFQNLHSMDFDQGRSMCFPSQPFTGIYQFMTCQITFFLKQLS